A window from Acidobacteriota bacterium encodes these proteins:
- a CDS encoding FG-GAP repeat protein, protein MIGTRGVLCPLRSGAGRLLVAALISLSIGSTAQAAAKLAFVGAVIDDSAGNNDGLLQPGELVTLRLKLFNDGDVAATGVGATLVYTGTPSDVIVVTPSGSWPNLPARGAPALSTAPHFQIQLSGGAPCGAVLPFRLDVNASSGGPVSLTFALKAEGSISHDARRDALRRADAPESTFTGAAAFDDLGSAVATADVDGDGFADIILGAPLSDSLGGTRTDAGAVYLVYGRRAQWSDTDLAAPPTDVVRIWGARAGDGLGAAVASGDLNGDGYDDLILGAPSSDSVADSRPGAGTVYVIYGGATRLADIDLAAPPAGVARFFGADPVDALGSALGAADINLDGRDDLIIGAPYGDGLDNLRADAGEAFIVYGQAAHFGDVDLASPPSGTVRVAGADAGDLLGSAVATGDFGGGGRPDVALGAPSAASAGNARSRAGEVAVIYGDSAPSGDIDLATPPSGVIRFFGPVAGGALGTALAMGDLNGDGLADLVMGAPGSPSRGGARPGAGDVWLAYGQSALWTSTDLDAAPAGTARIEATSPFQSLGGAVAAGDVNGDGYDDLVLAAAASSSRGAGRPGAGEVDVLYGSAQPFTDIDLSSQPSSLARFWGGEKGDAFGSSVALGDVDGDGIRDVVAGAKSSGLPASGRNDSGSVALWYGKSNDTYVARGDAFAFIDASVGSLLPLACDDCSIPIPIGFTFPFYGERFSTLYVGSNGLVSFAPIDNLASAVPLCMPAVSANRLLIAPYWDDLNPGAGAPGSGVFAMMQGTAPNRRLTIEWKDVPHKPAVGAATFEATLFEASGQILFQYQDADFGSAGFDHGASAVTGVMNRTGAHGVAASCFSAGSVPDVSAARLVPSTPIVENRAEHGAGLWSGSGLWHLSTSACEPNQRTGSTGWYYGIDSTCTYADPNFPTNAGSLNLPEVAAVPADARLSFWYRRATDGQSGRDLSTLQVSTAGAAGPYADVAPVTDSSGAWRYSGITSLAPYAGATADLRFRFDTVDASDNAHLGFMIDDVQVTGCGAATGGAGTARAAAYASPTVLCAGTGGSVDATGSYCAGGDSPASFQWKENGGDIPGATASSYAIPSSQPLGTYGYSVAVTCAGGASDVSPAASVSVVSGAPGAVGATLAAEHVNSFTGIRLTWSDIPLAADYVVFESATKNGAFGTVSGTSTSGATGLTLGVPPGVITYYLVAGRGGCGTGPKH, encoded by the coding sequence TTGATCGGAACCAGGGGGGTTCTGTGCCCCCTCAGGAGTGGTGCGGGCCGGCTGCTCGTCGCCGCCCTGATCTCGCTCAGCATCGGCTCGACCGCGCAGGCGGCCGCGAAGCTCGCCTTCGTCGGCGCCGTAATCGACGACTCCGCCGGAAACAACGACGGCCTGCTCCAGCCCGGGGAGCTGGTCACGCTTCGACTGAAGCTCTTCAACGACGGCGACGTCGCCGCGACAGGCGTCGGCGCGACGCTCGTCTACACCGGGACGCCCTCGGACGTGATCGTCGTCACCCCCTCGGGCTCCTGGCCGAATCTGCCCGCCCGCGGCGCGCCGGCGCTCTCGACCGCGCCGCACTTCCAGATCCAGCTCAGCGGCGGAGCGCCGTGCGGCGCCGTGCTTCCCTTCCGGCTCGACGTCAACGCGAGCTCGGGAGGGCCGGTCTCGCTGACCTTCGCGCTCAAGGCGGAGGGTTCCATCAGCCATGACGCCAGGCGCGACGCGCTCCGGCGTGCGGACGCTCCCGAATCGACCTTCACCGGGGCCGCCGCCTTCGACGATCTCGGGAGCGCCGTCGCCACCGCGGACGTGGACGGAGACGGCTTCGCCGACATCATCCTCGGTGCGCCGCTCAGCGACTCGCTCGGCGGGACCCGGACCGACGCAGGCGCCGTGTACCTCGTGTACGGGCGCAGGGCGCAGTGGAGCGACACCGATCTTGCGGCCCCTCCCACGGACGTCGTGCGGATCTGGGGAGCCCGCGCCGGCGACGGCCTCGGCGCCGCGGTCGCCTCAGGCGACCTGAACGGCGACGGCTACGACGATCTGATCCTCGGGGCCCCGTCGTCCGATTCGGTCGCCGACTCCCGGCCGGGCGCGGGCACCGTCTACGTGATCTACGGCGGGGCGACGAGGCTCGCGGACATCGATCTCGCGGCGCCCCCCGCCGGCGTGGCGCGCTTCTTCGGCGCCGACCCGGTCGACGCTCTCGGCTCGGCGCTCGGCGCCGCCGACATCAACCTCGACGGCCGCGACGATCTCATCATCGGCGCTCCGTACGGCGACGGGCTCGACAACCTTCGAGCGGACGCCGGCGAGGCGTTCATCGTCTACGGGCAGGCGGCCCACTTCGGCGACGTCGATCTCGCGTCACCCCCCTCGGGAACCGTCCGCGTGGCCGGAGCCGATGCCGGAGACCTGCTGGGATCCGCCGTCGCCACGGGCGACTTCGGCGGCGGCGGGCGGCCGGATGTCGCGCTCGGGGCCCCCTCGGCGGCCTCCGCGGGCAACGCGCGCTCCCGCGCGGGCGAGGTGGCCGTGATCTACGGAGACTCCGCTCCGAGCGGCGACATCGATCTGGCGACGCCTCCTTCCGGCGTCATCCGCTTCTTCGGCCCCGTGGCCGGTGGCGCCCTCGGCACGGCCCTCGCCATGGGCGACCTCAACGGGGACGGTCTCGCCGATCTCGTCATGGGCGCTCCGGGCTCCCCTTCGCGCGGCGGCGCGCGGCCGGGGGCGGGCGACGTCTGGCTCGCCTACGGCCAATCGGCGCTCTGGACCAGCACCGATCTCGACGCCGCGCCGGCCGGCACCGCACGCATCGAGGCCACCTCGCCGTTCCAATCCCTCGGCGGCGCGGTGGCCGCGGGCGACGTCAACGGCGACGGCTACGACGATCTCGTCCTCGCGGCAGCGGCGTCGAGCTCGCGCGGAGCGGGACGCCCGGGGGCGGGAGAGGTGGACGTCCTCTACGGCTCGGCCCAGCCCTTCACCGACATCGATCTGTCGAGCCAGCCTTCGAGCCTGGCGCGCTTCTGGGGCGGGGAGAAGGGCGACGCCTTCGGCTCCTCGGTCGCTCTCGGCGACGTGGACGGTGACGGCATCCGCGACGTGGTCGCCGGCGCGAAATCGAGCGGGCTCCCCGCGAGCGGCCGGAACGACTCGGGATCGGTCGCCCTGTGGTACGGGAAGTCGAACGACACCTACGTCGCGAGGGGTGACGCCTTCGCCTTCATCGACGCGTCGGTCGGGTCGCTGCTCCCGCTCGCCTGCGACGACTGCTCGATCCCTATCCCGATCGGCTTCACCTTCCCATTCTACGGCGAGCGCTTCTCGACCCTCTACGTCGGCAGCAACGGGCTGGTGTCGTTCGCGCCAATCGACAACCTCGCGTCGGCCGTTCCCCTTTGCATGCCCGCCGTTTCCGCCAATCGGCTTCTCATCGCCCCGTACTGGGACGACCTCAACCCCGGGGCCGGGGCTCCGGGGAGCGGCGTCTTCGCGATGATGCAGGGGACGGCGCCCAACCGGCGGCTCACCATCGAGTGGAAGGACGTTCCTCACAAGCCGGCGGTCGGCGCGGCGACGTTCGAGGCGACGCTCTTCGAGGCGTCGGGGCAGATCCTCTTCCAGTACCAGGACGCCGACTTCGGTTCGGCAGGCTTCGATCATGGCGCTTCGGCCGTCACCGGCGTGATGAACCGCACCGGCGCGCACGGCGTCGCCGCGTCGTGCTTCTCCGCGGGGTCGGTTCCGGACGTGTCGGCCGCGAGGCTCGTCCCCTCCACGCCCATCGTCGAGAATCGCGCGGAGCACGGCGCGGGACTCTGGAGCGGTTCGGGCCTCTGGCACCTGTCGACCTCGGCCTGCGAGCCGAACCAGCGCACCGGATCGACGGGCTGGTACTACGGCATCGACTCGACGTGCACGTACGCCGATCCCAACTTCCCCACCAACGCCGGCTCGCTGAATCTGCCGGAGGTCGCGGCGGTTCCCGCAGACGCCCGCCTCTCCTTCTGGTACCGCCGCGCGACGGACGGCCAGTCGGGGCGGGATCTCTCGACACTCCAGGTCTCGACGGCGGGAGCCGCGGGCCCGTACGCCGACGTCGCCCCCGTCACCGACTCGAGCGGTGCATGGCGATATTCAGGCATCACGAGCCTCGCCCCGTATGCCGGCGCCACGGCGGACCTCAGGTTCCGGTTCGATACCGTCGACGCCTCCGACAACGCGCACCTCGGCTTCATGATCGACGACGTGCAGGTCACGGGATGCGGCGCCGCGACCGGCGGAGCGGGAACTGCGCGGGCGGCGGCCTACGCGTCCCCGACGGTCCTCTGCGCCGGGACGGGCGGGAGCGTCGACGCGACGGGCTCGTACTGCGCCGGCGGCGATTCCCCGGCTTCGTTCCAGTGGAAGGAGAACGGGGGCGACATCCCCGGCGCGACCGCGTCGTCGTACGCGATTCCCTCGAGCCAGCCTCTCGGCACCTACGGCTACTCGGTCGCGGTGACCTGCGCGGGGGGGGCGTCGGACGTCTCGCCGGCCGCAAGCGTGAGCGTCGTCTCCGGCGCGCCCGGCGCCGTCGGGGCGACGCTGGCGGCGGAGCACGTGAACAGCTTCACGGGAATCCGCCTCACCTGGTCCGACATCCCGTTGGCCGCCGATTACGTCGTCTTCGAGAGCGCGACGAAGAACGGGGCGTTCGGGACGGTGAGCGGCACGAGCACGAGCGGAGCCACCGGCCTCACCCTCGGCGTCCCGCCCGGCGTCATCACGTACTACCTCGTCGCCGGCCGCGGCGGCTGCGGGACGGGCCCGAAGCACTAG
- a CDS encoding enoyl-CoA hydratase/isomerase family protein: MTSIAGLRHVSFELREGGIGLLTIDRPPVNALGRELVEDLNTACAALESGSDVRALVIAARGKAFCAGADLKERQTMSEDDVRAWVPYLSGTFTRLSMLPMPAVAAVHGVVAGGGLELALACDLRVADEGATLGLREVSLGIIPGAGGTQRLPRAIGVARAKKWIFTARMFSAAEALADGVVDQLAAPGASLEAALALAMEIAANGPLALRAAKRAVDRGCEMPIEEGLREETAAYESIIPTQDRVEALRAFVEKRKPQFKGR; encoded by the coding sequence ATGACGTCGATCGCGGGGCTCCGGCACGTCTCCTTCGAGCTGCGAGAGGGAGGCATCGGCCTCCTCACGATCGATCGCCCCCCGGTGAACGCCCTCGGGCGCGAGCTGGTCGAGGATCTCAACACGGCCTGCGCCGCCCTCGAGAGTGGGTCCGACGTCCGCGCACTCGTCATCGCCGCGCGCGGGAAGGCCTTCTGCGCCGGCGCCGATCTCAAGGAGCGCCAGACGATGTCCGAGGACGACGTCCGCGCCTGGGTGCCGTACCTCTCCGGCACCTTCACGCGCCTGTCGATGCTGCCGATGCCCGCGGTCGCGGCGGTGCACGGCGTCGTCGCCGGGGGGGGCCTCGAGCTCGCGCTCGCGTGCGATCTGCGAGTCGCCGACGAGGGGGCGACTCTCGGCCTTCGCGAGGTGAGCCTCGGGATCATCCCGGGGGCCGGCGGGACGCAGCGGCTGCCGCGCGCCATCGGCGTCGCGCGCGCGAAGAAATGGATCTTCACCGCGCGCATGTTCTCCGCGGCCGAGGCGCTCGCCGACGGCGTCGTCGATCAGCTCGCCGCCCCCGGCGCGTCTCTCGAGGCGGCGCTGGCGCTCGCGATGGAGATCGCCGCGAACGGGCCCCTGGCGCTCCGCGCCGCCAAGCGGGCCGTCGATCGCGGGTGCGAGATGCCGATCGAGGAGGGGCTACGCGAGGAGACGGCCGCCTACGAATCGATCATCCCCACCCAGGATCGGGTCGAGGCGCTTCGAGCCTTCGTCGAGAAGAGGAAGCCGCAGTTCAAGGGGCGCTGA
- a CDS encoding DUF1446 domain-containing protein: MARDTVRIGNGQGFWGDSVDAPVRLVREGPLDYLTLDYLAEVTMSIMQKLKRRNPEAGYASDFVELIRRILPEIREKGIRVVANAGGVNPAACLKALSKVAREAGVTGMKVGSVAGDDILPRLDEILASGVPLANMDDGRPLSAIRPRVEAANVYLSSFPIAEALGGGARVVVTGRSTDPGLTLGPLIHEFGWKAGDWDRLAAGTVAGHILECGAQCTGGNYTRWWEVKGWDHLGYPIAEMKADGTFTITKHARTGGLVTVDTVSEQLVYEMGDPARYITPDVVAEFSSIRLKPAGRHRVAVSGIRGAAATDTYKVSISYLDGFAANGQLTISGPRAAEKARVAADALWGRLKRAGLKFEEKLTEIVGTGVCHGAAAPDPGDHPEVVLRVGVKDHDERKVDRFGKELAPLVTSGPPGVTGFAGGRPKPREVVAFWPALIPKELVKAEVRVESL, translated from the coding sequence ATGGCGCGGGACACGGTGAGGATCGGCAACGGCCAGGGGTTCTGGGGAGATTCCGTGGACGCGCCCGTGAGGCTCGTCCGCGAGGGCCCTCTCGACTACCTGACGCTCGACTACCTGGCCGAGGTCACGATGTCGATCATGCAGAAGCTCAAGCGGCGCAACCCCGAGGCGGGGTACGCGAGCGACTTCGTCGAGCTGATCCGGCGCATCCTCCCCGAGATCCGCGAGAAGGGGATCCGCGTCGTCGCGAACGCCGGCGGCGTGAACCCGGCGGCGTGCCTCAAGGCGCTCTCGAAGGTGGCGCGCGAGGCCGGCGTCACGGGGATGAAGGTGGGGAGCGTGGCGGGTGACGACATCCTGCCACGCCTCGACGAGATCCTCGCCTCCGGGGTGCCGCTCGCCAACATGGACGACGGCCGGCCGCTCTCGGCGATCCGGCCGCGCGTGGAGGCGGCGAACGTCTACCTCTCGTCGTTCCCGATTGCCGAGGCCCTCGGCGGCGGCGCGCGCGTCGTCGTCACGGGGCGCTCGACCGATCCGGGGCTGACGCTCGGTCCCCTCATCCACGAGTTCGGGTGGAAGGCGGGGGACTGGGACCGCCTCGCGGCGGGGACCGTCGCCGGCCACATCCTCGAGTGCGGCGCGCAGTGCACCGGAGGCAACTACACGCGCTGGTGGGAGGTGAAGGGATGGGATCACCTCGGCTACCCCATCGCCGAGATGAAGGCCGACGGCACCTTCACGATCACGAAGCACGCGCGGACGGGGGGGCTCGTCACCGTCGACACCGTCTCCGAGCAGCTCGTGTACGAGATGGGAGACCCCGCCCGCTACATCACCCCCGACGTCGTCGCCGAGTTCTCGTCGATCCGGCTGAAGCCGGCGGGCCGCCATCGCGTGGCGGTGAGCGGCATCCGAGGCGCCGCCGCGACCGACACCTACAAGGTCTCGATCTCCTACCTCGACGGTTTCGCGGCCAACGGGCAGCTCACGATCAGCGGTCCGCGCGCGGCGGAGAAGGCGCGCGTCGCCGCCGACGCGCTGTGGGGCCGGCTCAAGCGGGCGGGGCTGAAGTTCGAGGAGAAGCTCACCGAGATCGTCGGCACGGGGGTTTGCCACGGCGCGGCCGCTCCCGACCCGGGCGATCACCCCGAGGTCGTGCTGCGCGTCGGCGTGAAGGATCACGACGAGAGGAAGGTCGATCGGTTCGGCAAGGAGCTCGCGCCCCTGGTGACCTCTGGTCCTCCGGGCGTCACGGGGTTCGCCGGAGGGCGTCCGAAGCCGCGCGAGGTCGTGGCCTTCTGGCCGGCGCTGATCCCGAAGGAACTGGTCAAGGCCGAAGTGCGGGTGGAGAGTCTCTGA
- a CDS encoding GntR family transcriptional regulator, protein MNLRIDPASATPIYAQIVEQVRSLVASRALRPGDLLPSVRDLAVTLRVNRNTAAKAYQVLEADGVVETRAGQGSFVASGSPRWSREERYRRVEHAVDRALVEAHHVDVPLEEVPPMVEKRIRSFTRRAPRGGQER, encoded by the coding sequence ATGAACCTGAGGATCGACCCGGCGAGCGCGACGCCGATCTACGCGCAGATCGTCGAGCAGGTGAGATCGCTCGTCGCCTCGCGCGCGCTGCGGCCGGGCGACCTCCTTCCCTCGGTCCGCGATCTCGCCGTCACGCTCCGCGTCAACCGGAACACGGCGGCCAAGGCCTACCAGGTGCTCGAGGCCGACGGCGTCGTCGAGACGCGGGCCGGCCAGGGGAGCTTCGTCGCGAGCGGCTCCCCGCGCTGGTCGCGCGAGGAGCGGTACCGGCGCGTGGAGCACGCCGTGGACCGGGCCCTCGTCGAGGCGCATCACGTCGACGTCCCGCTCGAGGAAGTCCCGCCGATGGTCGAGAAACGGATCCGCTCGTTCACCCGGCGCGCCCCGCGCGGCGGACAGGAGAGATGA